A stretch of the Glycine soja cultivar W05 chromosome 13, ASM419377v2, whole genome shotgun sequence genome encodes the following:
- the LOC114381864 gene encoding nodulin-26-like, translated as MSDSLSVNVDSSIKSEFSTDEGHKTIHETKHFPSNIQKAIAEVVSTYILIFAGCGAALVNEKLPLTIVGIAIVSGLALTVATYSIGHVFGGHFNPVVPIALVAVRKVQFKLVPIYVLCQMMGATLVPLTLKVLHHDKVDVGVTVTKYLSSTSHLEAIVWEFITASILMLTICGVATDHRGSKDLTGVAIGISVLINVIIAGPITGASMNPARSLGPAIVSGDYKNIWVYIVSPILGAVSASTLYKFLEVTQPVKPKSCDCNICSHNHLPL; from the exons ATGTCTGATTCACTATCAGTTAATGTTGATTCTTCAATTAAGTCTGAATTCTCCACTGATGAAGGACACAAAACTATCCATGAGACTAAACACTTTCCATCTAACATCCAAAAG GCTATTGCTGAGGTTGTTAGTACATACATTCTTATATTTGCAGGATGTGGAGCAGCTCTTGTAAACGAGAAGTTGCCACTTACAATAGTAGGCATAGCAATTGTTTCGGGTCTAGCTCTCACGGTGGCTACATATTCTATTGGCCATGTCTTTGGTGGCCATTTCAATCCTGTAGTCCCAATTGCTTTGGTTGCTGTCAGAAAAGTTCAATTTAAACTT g TGCCTATTTATGTGTTGTGCCAGATGATGGGTGCTACACTGG TACCTCTCACCCTCAAAGTGTTGCATCATGACAAGGTGGATGTTGGAGTAACGGTGACTAAATACTTGAGCTCAACTTCTCATTTAGAAGCAATAGTGTGGGAATTCATCACCGCTTCCATACTGATGCTCACCATTTGTGGTGTTGCCACTGATCACAGAGGT AGCAAAGATCTCACTGGAGTTGCCATAGGCATTTCAGTTCTGATTAATGTCATCATTGCCGG GCCTATTACTGGAGCTTCAATGAATCCAGCAAGGAGTTTAGGTCCAGCTATCGTCTCTGGTGATTACAAAAACATTTGGGTTTATATCGTAAGCCCAATTCTAGGAGCAGTCTCAGCAAGTACACTTTACAAATTCCTGGAAGTAACCCAACCAGTTAAACCAAAATCATGTGATTGTAACATATGCAGTCATAATCATTTACCACTCTAA
- the LOC114381863 gene encoding cryptochrome-1-like isoform X2, translating to MSGGGCSIVWFRRDLRVEDNPALAAGVRAGAVISVFIWAPEEEGQYYPGRVSRWWLKQSLAHLDSSLRNLGSPLITKRSTNSISSLLEVVKSTGATQLFFNHLYDPLSLVRDHRAKEVLTAQGITVRSFNSDLLYEPWDVNDAHGQPFTTFSAFWERCLSMPYDPQAPLLPPKRIIPGDVSRCPSDTLVFEDELEKASNALLARAWSPGWSNADKALTAFVNGALIEYSKNRRKADSATTSFLSPHLHFGEVSVKKVFHLVRIKQVFWANEGNKAGEESVNLFLKSIGLREYSRYISFNHPYSHERPLLAHLKFFPWVVNEGYFKAWRQGRTGYPLVDAGMRELWATGWLHDRIRVVVSSFFVKVLQLPWRWGMKYFWDTLLDADLESDALGWQYISGTLPDGRELDRIDNPQFEGYKCDPNGEYVRRWLPELARLPTEWIHHPWNAPESVLQAAGIELGSNYPLPIVGIDAAEVRLQEALIQMWQQEAASRAAMENGTEEGLGDSAESAPIAFPQDIQMEERPEPVRNNLPHGTRRYQDQMVPSITSSHVRVEEEETSSDLRNSAADSRAEVPINVTTQQIARETVNQGVLLNANRNTRVQNNATTWLRNAAEDSTAESSSSTRRERDGGVVPVWSPPASNFSEQFVDDENGIGAGSSYLQRQHPQSHQLMNWTRLPQTG from the exons ATGTCCGGTGGTGGATGCAGCATAGTGTGGTTCAGGAGAGATCTGAGGGTGGAGGATAACCCTGCACTGGCTGCAGGAGTGAGAGCAGGTGCTGTGATTTCTGTCTTCATTTGGGCTCCTGAGGAAGAAGGTCAATACTACCCTGGAAGGGTCTCTAGGTGGTGGCTCAAACAAAGCTTGGCTCACCTTGATTCCTCTCTGAGAAACCTTGGCTCCCCTTTAATCACCAAACGTTCCACTAATAGTATTTCTTCTCTCTTGGAGGTTGTTAAGTCCACTGGGGCTACCCAACTCTTTTTCAACCATTTATATG ATCCATTGTCACTTGTGAGGGATCACAGAGCAAAGGAGGTTCTGACGGCTCAAGGCATTACCGTACGTTCCTTCAACTCGGACTTGTTGTATGAGCCATGGGATGTGAATGATGCTCATGGCCAACCATTCACAACTTTTTCTGCTTTTTGGGAAAGATGCCTTAGCATGCCTTATGACCCACAAGCACCTCTTCTCCCACCTAAAAGGATTATTCCAG GTGATGTATCAAGGTGTCCTTCTGATACATTGGTGTTTGAAGACGAATTGGAGAAGGCAAGCAATGCGCTTCTTGCTCGAGCATGGTCACCGGGGTGGAGCAATGCAGACAAGGCATTGACAGCATTCGTAAACGGTGCTTTGATCGAATACTCGAAGAATCGCAGGAAGGCAGACAGTGCCACAACCTCATTTCTCTCACCACATTTGCACTTTGGTGAGGTGAGTGTGAAGAAAGTTTTCCACCTGGTCCGCATCAAGCAAGTGTTTTGGGCCAATGAAGGAAACAAGGCTGGTGAAGAGAGTGTGAACTTGTTTCTCAAGTCTATTGGCCTCAGAGAGTATTCGAGATACATTAGTTTCAACCACCCTTATAGTCATGAGAGGCCCCTTCTAGCCCACCTTAAGTTTTTCCCTTGGGTGGTGAATGAAGGGTACTTTAAGGCTTGGAGACAAGGCAGAACAGGGTACCCTTTGGTGGATGCTGGAATGAGAGAGTTGTGGGCAACTGGTTGGTTGCATGATCGGATACGCGTTGTGGTTTCAAGTTTCTTCGTGAAGGTGCTGCAGCTTCCTTGGAGATGGGGAATGAAGTATTTCTGGGACACCCTTTTGGATGCAGATCTTGAGAGTGATGCTCTTGGTTGGCAGTACATATCTGGCACTCTCCCTGATGGTCGTGAACTTGACCGAATAGATAATCCACAG TTTGAGGGGTACAAATGTGACCCAAATGGAGAATATGTGCGACGATGGCTTCCTGAACTTGCTAGATTACCAACTGAATGGATACACCATCCATGGAATGCACCGGAGTCTGTACTCCAAGCTGCTGGAATTGAACTTGGTTCAAATTATCCTCTTCCCATTGTGGGAATAGATGCAGCAGAAGTAAGACTTCAAGAAGCACTTATTCAAATGTGGCAACAAGAAGCAGCTTCAAGAGCTGCAATGGAAAATGGAACCGAGGAAGGGCTTGGAGACTCAGCTGAATCAGCCCCTATTGCCTTTCCTCAAGACATACAAATGGAGGAAAGGCCTGAACCTGTTAGGAACAACCTGCCTCATGGTACTCGGCGCTACCAGGATCAGATGGTCCCAAGTATCACATCTTCCCATGTGAGAGTTGAAGAGGAAGAAACATCTTCAGACCTTCGAAACTCGGCTGCAGACAGCAGGGCCGAAGTGCCTATAAATGTGACCACACAACAAATTGCAAGAGAGACAGTGAATCAAGGGGTGTTACTGAATGCAAACAGAAACACTCGAGTACAGAATAATGCTACAACGTGGCTGAGAAATGCAGCTGAAGATTCCACAGCAGAATCTTCAAGTAGTACTAGGAGAGAAAGGGATGGGGGTGTAGTTCCAGTATGGTCTCCCCCAGCTTCTAACTTTTCAGAACAATTTGTAgatgatgaaaatggtataggaGCCGGTTCATCTTACTTGCAAAGGCAGCATCCTCAGTCTCATCAATTGATGAACTGGACACGGCTACCTCAGACAGGGTGA
- the LOC114381863 gene encoding cryptochrome-1-like isoform X1 — protein MSGGGCSIVWFRRDLRVEDNPALAAGVRAGAVISVFIWAPEEEGQYYPGRVSRWWLKQSLAHLDSSLRNLGSPLITKRSTNSISSLLEVVKSTGATQLFFNHLYDPLSLVRDHRAKEVLTAQGITVRSFNSDLLYEPWDVNDAHGQPFTTFSAFWERCLSMPYDPQAPLLPPKRIIPGDVSRCPSDTLVFEDELEKASNALLARAWSPGWSNADKALTAFVNGALIEYSKNRRKADSATTSFLSPHLHFGEVSVKKVFHLVRIKQVFWANEGNKAGEESVNLFLKSIGLREYSRYISFNHPYSHERPLLAHLKFFPWVVNEGYFKAWRQGRTGYPLVDAGMRELWATGWLHDRIRVVVSSFFVKVLQLPWRWGMKYFWDTLLDADLESDALGWQYISGTLPDGRELDRIDNPQFEGYKCDPNGEYVRRWLPELARLPTEWIHHPWNAPESVLQAAGIELGSNYPLPIVGIDAAEVRLQEALIQMWQQEAASRAAMENGTEEGLGDSAESAPIAFPQDIQMEERPEPVRNNLPHGTRRYQDQMVPSITSSHVRVEEEETSSDLRNSAADSRAEVPINVTTQQIARETVNQGVLLNANRNTRVQNNATTWLRNAAEDSTAESSSSTRRERDGGVVPVWSPPASNFSEQFVDDENGIGAGSSYLQRQHPQSHQLMNWTRLPQTG, from the exons ATGTCCGGTGGTGGATGCAGCATAGTGTGGTTCAGGAGAGATCTGAGGGTGGAGGATAACCCTGCACTGGCTGCAGGAGTGAGAGCAGGTGCTGTGATTTCTGTCTTCATTTGGGCTCCTGAGGAAGAAGGTCAATACTACCCTGGAAGGGTCTCTAGGTGGTGGCTCAAACAAAGCTTGGCTCACCTTGATTCCTCTCTGAGAAACCTTGGCTCCCCTTTAATCACCAAACGTTCCACTAATAGTATTTCTTCTCTCTTGGAGGTTGTTAAGTCCACTGGGGCTACCCAACTCTTTTTCAACCATTTATATG ATCCATTGTCACTTGTGAGGGATCACAGAGCAAAGGAGGTTCTGACGGCTCAAGGCATTACCGTACGTTCCTTCAACTCGGACTTGTTGTATGAGCCATGGGATGTGAATGATGCTCATGGCCAACCATTCACAACTTTTTCTGCTTTTTGGGAAAGATGCCTTAGCATGCCTTATGACCCACAAGCACCTCTTCTCCCACCTAAAAGGATTATTCCAG GTGATGTATCAAGGTGTCCTTCTGATACATTGGTGTTTGAAGACGAATTGGAGAAGGCAAGCAATGCGCTTCTTGCTCGAGCATGGTCACCGGGGTGGAGCAATGCAGACAAGGCATTGACAGCATTCGTAAACGGTGCTTTGATCGAATACTCGAAGAATCGCAGGAAGGCAGACAGTGCCACAACCTCATTTCTCTCACCACATTTGCACTTTGGTGAGGTGAGTGTGAAGAAAGTTTTCCACCTGGTCCGCATCAAGCAAGTGTTTTGGGCCAATGAAGGAAACAAGGCTGGTGAAGAGAGTGTGAACTTGTTTCTCAAGTCTATTGGCCTCAGAGAGTATTCGAGATACATTAGTTTCAACCACCCTTATAGTCATGAGAGGCCCCTTCTAGCCCACCTTAAGTTTTTCCCTTGGGTGGTGAATGAAGGGTACTTTAAGGCTTGGAGACAAGGCAGAACAGGGTACCCTTTGGTGGATGCTGGAATGAGAGAGTTGTGGGCAACTGGTTGGTTGCATGATCGGATACGCGTTGTGGTTTCAAGTTTCTTCGTGAAGGTGCTGCAGCTTCCTTGGAGATGGGGAATGAAGTATTTCTGGGACACCCTTTTGGATGCAGATCTTGAGAGTGATGCTCTTGGTTGGCAGTACATATCTGGCACTCTCCCTGATGGTCGTGAACTTGACCGAATAGATAATCCACAG TTTGAGGGGTACAAATGTGACCCAAATGGAGAATATGTGCGACGATGGCTTCCTGAACTTGCTAGATTACCAACTGAATGGATACACCATCCATGGAATGCACCGGAGTCTGTACTCCAAGCTGCTGGAATTGAACTTGGTTCAAATTATCCTCTTCCCATTGTGGGAATAGATGCAGCAGAAGTAAGACTTCAAGAAGCACTTATTCAAATGTGGCAACAAGAAGCAGCTTCAAGAGCTGCAATGGAAAATGGAACCGAGGAAGGGCTTGGAGACTCAGCTGAATCAGCCCCTATTGCCTTTCCTCAAGACATACAAATGGAGGAAAGGCCTGAACCTGTTAGGAACAACCTGCCTCATGGTACTCGGCGCTACCAGGATCAGATGGTCCCAAGTATCACATCTTCCCATGTGAGAGTTGAAGAGGAAGAAACATCTTCAGACCTTCGAAACTCGGCTGCAGACAGCAGGGCCGAAGTGCCTATAAATGTGACCACACAACAAATTGCAAGAGAGACAGTGAATCAAGGGGTGTTACTGAATGCAAACAGAAACACTCGAGTACAGAATAATGCTACAACGTGGCTGAGAAATGCAGCTGAAGATTCCACAGCAGAATCTTCAAGTAGTACTAGGAGAGAAAGGGATGGGGGTGTAGTTCCAGTATGGTCTCCCCCAGCTTCTAACTTTTCAGAACAATTTGTAgatgatgaaaatggtataggaGCCGGTTCATCTTACTTGCAAAGGCAGCATCCTCAGTCTCATCAATTGATGAACTGGACACGGCTACCTCAGACAGG GTAA